GTGTGAAGCCGTTAGCTGACATTCTCGAAAAAGAAAATGGCACAAGCTTTTATCAGTTGGGGTTACCAAATAGCGTAGATGTAACCCTAGATGATGGTACAACCCAATCAGTTGATGTTTCTTGGGAACATGGAGATTATGACGAAAACAATCCGAGTGCCCATACGGTTCAATTCTTAGGTAATTTGGGGAGTCGATCTGGTTTGCCTGCGGGAATTGCTAATAGCAATGCTGTTAAGGCCAAAATAAATGTTACCTTCAAAGATGCACGTACAATCACTAAGCTTGAGCCTGTAGCAATTAATAATGTTTTGAATGGTACAAAAAAAACAGAAGCAGCGCTAGGCTTGCCTGAACAAATAGAAGTCGAATTGAGTGACGGTAGCAAGGCTCAGGTGCCAATCGAATGGAATGTAGATGGCAGTACGTATGACCCTAGCAATACAGCGGAGCAGACTTTTACCGTGGCTGGTACAGTAAAAAATATTCCGGCTGGTTTACAAAATCCAAATGGGGTACAAGCGGAGGCGAGGGTAAAAGTGGATGCTGCCGTTCAGGTTACAAAGCTTGATCCTGTACAGGTGGCACAAGTACCTAACGGCATTAGCAAAACAGCACTTGCGTTTTATCTGCCGCAGCAAGTAAATGTGACGTTAAGTAACGGGAAAAAGGAAAAAGTGGATGTCACATGGGAGCTAACGGCTTCAAATTATGACCCAGCCAATGAACAACAACAAGCAGTGGAGGTTAAGGGCACACTAGTTCACTTGCCAGCCGGTGTTGCTCAACCTAGTGAAAAGGTAATTGCTAATCTTTCAGTTAACGCAATGCGTTATGTGCAGTCGTTGAATCCGATAGCAGACATTACCGGAATCGTTAGCGGTACGAATGCTTCACTAGAAGCGCTACACCTGCCAAAGCAAGTAACAGTCGTATTATCTGATGGTACTAGCATCAAGGCAGATGTGCAGTGGGATTTACATCACATTAGCTATGAAAAAGGTAATGCTAAGGAACAGGCATTTACGATAACGGGAGCGTTGATCAATCTTCCTGATGGAGTAAAAGGTAACGGTGTCAAGGCACAAGTTAACGTTAAGGTTGATGCGAAGATTGAACCGACGGTAAATGTGGGAGTTACGATGAGTGATGTAGCTATCGAGAGGCAAGGACGAGATACGACTGAGGTGCTTGGTGAATATTTCTTACCTTTGTCTGGAGATGTCACAGGCTCGAATGGACAACCCATCAATGGACCTGGAACGGCTCTTTTGGTGTTACAAATGTACATCAATAATGAGGAAGTAAATACAGTTGACTACTTAGGACGCAAATTAGCATTAAACCACAAGCTATATGTGGGCTGGAAGAATAAAGATGTGCTGGCCGAAATAGAAAATGTGTTGAAAGCAGCTCTATTACATCATCCTGAGGGCAGAAATTATGAAGTTATCACCTCTGCGTCACCAGCGGGAATTATCATGAAGCAAAAGCCAGGAACAGGTAACAGCGCTAATGTCATTCTTAATGTAGTAGATAATGGAAATGGCTCAGCGGTTGAAGGGCTGACATGGGGCGAGCTGGAGACGAGAACGGAAGGAACCTTTGGATTTGTTGGACAAAAGGCTAAGTTCAGCACTCAAGTAAATAAAGGTGCAGATACAGCGGGAAATCTTGTTGTCCAGATTGCTGATGGCAAAATCAATAAGCAAATTGCTGTTCCGGTAGAGGCAAATGATGATACCGCGGCTGTTGCCCAGAAGGTAGCAAATCGCCTAGCAGCAGATTACGGAATAGCATATGCCTATCAGGTAAACGCTCAAGGAAGCAAGATTACATTCGATGCCCTTCAAGAAGGTGTAAAAGAATTAAAGATAGCGGTAAAAACGGTTACTGACAAAGAAAAAGAAAGCAAGCCGGATTTAGGTACAGATGGCGAGGCGAAAGATAAAGAGCCGGAGAAAGATAGAGATAAGGAACCGGAGAAAGATAGAGATAAAGAGCCGGAGAAAGACAGAGATAAAGAGCCCGAGAAAGATAGAGATAAGGAACCGGAGAAAGATAGAGATAAAGAGCCGGAGAAAGATAGAGATAGGGAACCGGAGAAAGACAGAGATAAAGAGCCGGAGAAAGATAGAGATAAAGAGCCGGAGAAAGATAAAGATAAAGAGCCGGAGAAAGACAGAGATAAGGAACCGGAGAAAGATAGAGATAAAGAGCCGGGGAAAGATAGAGATAAAGAGCCGGGGAAAGATAGAGATAAAGAGCCGGGGAAAGATAGAGATAAGGAACCAGAGAAAGATAGAGATAAAGAACCGGGGAAAGATAGAGATAAGGAACCGGAGAGGGATAAAGAGAAGGAACCAGATAAAGAGACGGATAAGGTTAAAGATAGAGACAAGGATAGAGATAGAGACAGAGACAAAGATACGGATCAAAATAAAAATACGGCAACGCCAACAACAGCAACAACGCCAACACCACCAACAAATAACCAAGGAACCCAAAATCCTGCTAAAGTCGAAAAAGAAGGCAATTCGACAACAAGAACGTTTGATGATTTAAAAAACCATAAGTGGGCGCAAAACTCAATCGAGCTGTTGAATTCTAAGGGAATCATTTTAGGAACCTCTGATCACACATTTACTCCAAAAGCGGCCATGAAGGGCGGAGATTTTGCTCTCATCGTGATGAGAATGTTTGATCTGAAGCCAGATGTGGCAGGAAATACCCCTGATGTCTCACAAGATAGCTATTATTCAGGGGCAATAACAAGCTTGAAGGATCAAGGAATCATTCAGGGCTTCGAGGGTGAACAGTTCAATCCAGACACGCCTATTACAAGACAAGATCTAATGGTTATCTTGTATCAGGCCATGATTAAGTCCGGTATGGAGCTGAAAAAGGGTGAAGCGGCTGAGCTGAATCGCTTTGCCGATTCTAATCAAGTAAAAAATAACGCGAAGGAAGCTATCAGTGCATTAGTGGCAGAAGGGATTGTAAAAGGAGACGGTAAAAACCTCAATCCAACTGCTCCTGCTTCAAGAGCGGAAATTGCAGTACTGCTTGAACAAGTAGTACATAAAATGCCTGAGAAGAAATAATCAAATGGTACAGTACTAAAAATAGTGCCACTCTAAGGACGTCCAGCGGATGCCTTACGAGTGGCAATTTTTATTTAGGAAGCGGCTTAATTGATCTGTGGTAAAAGCATTATGAATTCAGTACCTCGTTTGTAATTCATACATGCGGCGGGTTTGAACAGTAATACCTTTCGCAGATGGTGTGGCTGTTTGTCAATCAGAATTAGGAGAAGGGTGTAAGAATTGACTTCTGCAAAGGCTTTCCGAATGGCTTTGATGGCATTAATACCAGCATAACCTCCACCAACAACAATACAAGTTACTTCCTGCATGCAAATCCTCTCCACGTTTCGGTTTGCACATATAACGATCAAGCAACCAATTTTGTGAGAAACGATAGGAAGAGAGGGGAAATCAGGATAGACATATTACGCATGCTGTAACTGATTACATAGACAAAAGGCATTACCAATAGGTGTTACTTCTTTAAAAGCCAAGTAGATTTGCCGATATTTCTTTTGCTTTACCTTCCTTATTTCAATATTCTTATGCGATTTGAAAAATAGCTCAGGCCCCATCGTAATCCCGATACCTTGAGAGACCATGTTGACGATCGTTTCACAATGAAGAACCTCTAAAATGACATGGGGACGTACCTGATGAGCGGTTAAATTTTCTAAAACGAATGTCTGATAAGGGCCTTTTGGCATGATAAAGTCCATACCAGCTATTTCTTTAATATCGACGACTTTGTGCTGACAAAGGGTGTGGTTTTTAGGCAAACCCAAGACTAATTCATCTTTTTTTACGGGTATCACGTTCAAACGGTGATTGATAGGAGCATCAACAATAAAGCCAATATCTACGGTTCCGTTTACAATCCACTCCATGATTTCCCCATATGTGCCCTCAAATAAAATGACTTTTACACCAGGATAGGTCTTTTTTAAATTGGCCAGCATGGCGGGTAAGATCTGTGATGCCGCGCTTGTAAAGGCCCCTATTTTTAGAGTGCCTTCGAGTTGATTATTTTGAATCGATAATTCCTGCTTAATAATAGCCTCGCTCTTGAGAATCTGCTGTATATGCGGCAGGATTCGATCAGCAAATGCAGTCTGGCTAATTTCTGCTTGCTTATTTCGGTGTAGCAAAGGATAGCCAAACTCTTTTTCTAAACTCGCAATAGCATGGCTGACTGCTGATTGAGTCATG
The nucleotide sequence above comes from Brevibacillus laterosporus LMG 15441. Encoded proteins:
- a CDS encoding Ig-like domain-containing protein; amino-acid sequence: MIQKKAIFHVLVSTSLLTSLGLPSYVSAAVEQNLIQDGQEAKQMTVEDKKDGSKLGTKSESITSGSGTQGEEILDTVTSQVPKTEKESDVDSSTVQSEESESQIDLDGTQNEEGLGPVPTPTSQPIPEETDQKPKATTIEIESVEDIPESTFLNRTPAYHFSLPSNVMVQLSNGKQIELFVRWNFDQYNPDEVNSQTFTVEGALRGTSYSSALPEGITNTKNMKATAKITVSAAKQIVSVKPLADILEKENGTSFYQLGLPNSVDVTLDDGTTQSVDVSWEHGDYDENNPSAHTVQFLGNLGSRSGLPAGIANSNAVKAKINVTFKDARTITKLEPVAINNVLNGTKKTEAALGLPEQIEVELSDGSKAQVPIEWNVDGSTYDPSNTAEQTFTVAGTVKNIPAGLQNPNGVQAEARVKVDAAVQVTKLDPVQVAQVPNGISKTALAFYLPQQVNVTLSNGKKEKVDVTWELTASNYDPANEQQQAVEVKGTLVHLPAGVAQPSEKVIANLSVNAMRYVQSLNPIADITGIVSGTNASLEALHLPKQVTVVLSDGTSIKADVQWDLHHISYEKGNAKEQAFTITGALINLPDGVKGNGVKAQVNVKVDAKIEPTVNVGVTMSDVAIERQGRDTTEVLGEYFLPLSGDVTGSNGQPINGPGTALLVLQMYINNEEVNTVDYLGRKLALNHKLYVGWKNKDVLAEIENVLKAALLHHPEGRNYEVITSASPAGIIMKQKPGTGNSANVILNVVDNGNGSAVEGLTWGELETRTEGTFGFVGQKAKFSTQVNKGADTAGNLVVQIADGKINKQIAVPVEANDDTAAVAQKVANRLAADYGIAYAYQVNAQGSKITFDALQEGVKELKIAVKTVTDKEKESKPDLGTDGEAKDKEPEKDRDKEPEKDRDKEPEKDRDKEPEKDRDKEPEKDRDKEPEKDRDREPEKDRDKEPEKDRDKEPEKDKDKEPEKDRDKEPEKDRDKEPGKDRDKEPGKDRDKEPGKDRDKEPEKDRDKEPGKDRDKEPERDKEKEPDKETDKVKDRDKDRDRDRDKDTDQNKNTATPTTATTPTPPTNNQGTQNPAKVEKEGNSTTRTFDDLKNHKWAQNSIELLNSKGIILGTSDHTFTPKAAMKGGDFALIVMRMFDLKPDVAGNTPDVSQDSYYSGAITSLKDQGIIQGFEGEQFNPDTPITRQDLMVILYQAMIKSGMELKKGEAAELNRFADSNQVKNNAKEAISALVAEGIVKGDGKNLNPTAPASRAEIAVLLEQVVHKMPEKK
- a CDS encoding LysR family transcriptional regulator, giving the protein MTIARYEVLQKVVELGNFTRAAEQLNMTQSAVSHAIASLEKEFGYPLLHRNKQAEISQTAFADRILPHIQQILKSEAIIKQELSIQNNQLEGTLKIGAFTSAASQILPAMLANLKKTYPGVKVILFEGTYGEIMEWIVNGTVDIGFIVDAPINHRLNVIPVKKDELVLGLPKNHTLCQHKVVDIKEIAGMDFIMPKGPYQTFVLENLTAHQVRPHVILEVLHCETIVNMVSQGIGITMGPELFFKSHKNIEIRKVKQKKYRQIYLAFKEVTPIGNAFCLCNQLQHA